A region from the Micrococcus cohnii genome encodes:
- the lysA gene encoding diaminopimelate decarboxylase, which yields MSGGGANTASGPAAAGAGVGSPLAPAWLPAPADAAAVNAVGAPLWASGVARSDDGELTVQGIGAAELAERFGTPLLVVDEDDFRARARAFREGFDAAFAQLCGGVDVYFAGKSFLTLSTARWAADEGLRVDTASGGELAIALRAGVDPAHIGLHGNNKSDAELHEALEQGVGRIIVDSVDELRHLAALAGRQGRVAPVMLRLTPGVHAHTHDFIATAHEDQKFGLSLAASAQSEDGNLVGRSPASIAVEVALAEPSLRLLGVHCHIGSQIFEPEGFGLAAERVLAFLAQVRDEHGVELEELDLGGGHGIAYTAADAPRPPAQIAAALAEHVAAAVERHALVCPRLSIEPGRAIAGPAGFTLYRVGVTKTVDVDVPEGADAPEPAQDRTAARRYVAVDGGMSDNPRPVLYDADYTAVLASRSSQVEPVLSRVVGKHCESGDVVVKDVYLPGDVRRADLLAVPATGAYTHVMGSNYNALPRPAVVAVASGRARTIIRRETVDDLLRREVDPHTESGPPVDPDSPTGPAA from the coding sequence GTGAGCGGCGGCGGAGCCAACACCGCGTCCGGGCCGGCTGCGGCCGGCGCCGGGGTGGGCAGCCCGCTGGCGCCGGCGTGGTTGCCGGCCCCGGCCGACGCGGCCGCGGTCAATGCCGTCGGGGCCCCGCTATGGGCCAGTGGTGTCGCCCGGTCGGACGACGGCGAACTGACGGTGCAGGGGATCGGCGCCGCCGAGCTCGCCGAACGCTTCGGCACGCCGCTGCTGGTGGTGGACGAGGACGACTTCCGTGCCCGTGCCCGCGCCTTCCGGGAGGGATTCGACGCCGCCTTCGCCCAGCTGTGCGGCGGCGTGGACGTGTACTTCGCCGGCAAGTCGTTCCTCACGCTGTCCACCGCGCGGTGGGCCGCCGACGAAGGGCTGCGGGTGGACACGGCCTCCGGCGGTGAGCTGGCCATCGCGCTGCGCGCCGGAGTGGACCCGGCGCACATCGGTCTGCACGGGAACAACAAGTCCGACGCGGAGCTGCACGAAGCGCTCGAGCAGGGTGTCGGGCGGATCATCGTGGACTCGGTCGACGAGCTGCGGCACCTGGCCGCGCTCGCGGGGCGGCAGGGCCGGGTCGCCCCGGTCATGCTGCGGCTGACCCCGGGCGTGCACGCCCACACCCACGACTTCATCGCGACCGCGCACGAGGACCAGAAGTTCGGCCTGTCCCTGGCCGCCTCCGCCCAGTCCGAGGACGGCAACCTCGTCGGCCGTTCACCGGCGTCGATCGCGGTGGAGGTCGCGCTCGCCGAGCCGAGCCTGCGCCTGCTCGGCGTGCACTGCCACATCGGCTCGCAGATCTTCGAGCCCGAGGGCTTCGGCCTGGCCGCCGAGCGCGTGCTCGCGTTCCTGGCGCAGGTGCGCGACGAGCACGGCGTCGAGCTCGAGGAGCTGGACCTCGGCGGCGGACACGGCATCGCCTACACCGCCGCGGATGCCCCGCGGCCGCCGGCCCAGATCGCGGCGGCGCTCGCCGAGCACGTGGCCGCGGCCGTCGAACGACATGCGCTGGTCTGCCCGCGCCTGTCGATCGAGCCGGGGCGCGCGATCGCCGGACCGGCCGGTTTCACGCTGTACCGGGTGGGCGTGACCAAGACCGTCGACGTCGACGTCCCGGAGGGGGCCGATGCGCCGGAGCCCGCGCAAGACCGGACCGCCGCGCGTCGCTATGTGGCCGTCGACGGTGGCATGTCCGACAATCCGCGCCCGGTGCTGTATGACGCGGACTACACCGCGGTCCTCGCCTCGCGGTCCTCACAGGTCGAACCGGTGCTCTCCCGGGTGGTCGGCAAGCACTGTGAGTCGGGAGATGTCGTCGTCAAGGACGTCTACCTGCCCGGCGACGTGCGCCGCGCAGATCTGCTCGCGGTGCCCGCCACCGGCGCGTACACGCACGTGATGGGCTCGAACTACAACGCGCTGCCGCGCCCGGCGGTCGTCGCGGTCGCCTCGGGGCGCGCCCGGACGATCATCCGGCGTGAGACGGTGGATGACCTGCTGCGTCGCGAGGTCGATCCGCACACCGAGTCCGGGCCGCCCGTCGATCCCGACTCGCCGACCGGCCCCGCCGCCTGA
- the thrC gene encoding threonine synthase has translation MAQPWRGVVREYADRLPVTESTRVITLGEGGTPLVRAPHLSALVDGEVHIKVEGMNPTGSFKDRGMTMAITAAVAEGAKAVVCASTGNTSASAAAYAAQAGLTCAVLVPEGKISMGKMSQALAHGAQILQVQGNFDDCLEVARKLAESYPVFLVNSVNPSRIEGQKTAAFEVVDTLGDAPDYHLLPVGNAGNITAYWAGYQEYARPYVNPHPGTSDAELPAAATRTPTMWGFQAAGAAPIVAGHPIDEPDTIATAIRIGNPASWDRATDARDASGGLIASVTDEQILEAHRWLSSKEGVFVEPASAAGVAGLLAQHAAGNVPAGKTWVITVTGHGLKDPQWALKGADGDDVTPRSVPFDVVTVADALGLA, from the coding sequence ATGGCACAGCCCTGGCGCGGCGTCGTCCGCGAATACGCCGATCGGCTCCCGGTCACCGAGTCCACCCGCGTCATCACCCTGGGCGAGGGTGGAACGCCGCTGGTGCGGGCCCCGCACCTGTCCGCGCTCGTCGACGGCGAGGTCCACATCAAGGTCGAGGGCATGAACCCGACCGGGTCCTTCAAGGACCGCGGCATGACGATGGCCATCACGGCCGCCGTGGCCGAGGGCGCGAAGGCCGTTGTGTGCGCCTCGACGGGCAACACCTCGGCCTCGGCCGCCGCCTATGCGGCGCAAGCCGGTCTGACGTGCGCGGTTCTGGTCCCCGAGGGCAAGATCTCGATGGGCAAGATGTCCCAGGCCCTCGCCCACGGGGCGCAGATCCTGCAGGTGCAGGGCAACTTCGATGATTGCCTCGAGGTGGCCCGGAAGCTGGCCGAGAGCTACCCGGTGTTCCTCGTGAACTCGGTGAATCCGTCGCGCATCGAGGGGCAGAAGACCGCGGCCTTCGAGGTCGTGGACACGCTCGGCGATGCTCCGGACTACCACCTGCTGCCGGTCGGCAACGCCGGCAACATCACCGCCTACTGGGCCGGCTACCAGGAGTACGCACGCCCCTATGTGAATCCGCATCCGGGCACGTCCGACGCCGAACTGCCGGCCGCGGCCACGAGGACCCCGACGATGTGGGGGTTCCAGGCCGCCGGCGCGGCGCCCATCGTCGCGGGCCACCCGATCGACGAGCCGGACACGATCGCCACGGCGATCCGCATCGGCAACCCCGCCTCGTGGGACCGGGCCACCGACGCCCGCGACGCCTCCGGCGGGCTGATCGCGTCGGTGACCGACGAGCAGATTCTCGAGGCCCACCGGTGGCTGTCGTCGAAGGAGGGCGTGTTCGTCGAACCGGCCTCGGCCGCCGGCGTCGCTGGACTGCTCGCCCAGCACGCGGCCGGGAATGTCCCCGCCGGCAAGACGTGGGTGATCACCGTCACCGGGCACGGGCTGAAGGATCCGCAGTGGGCGCTCAAGGGCGCCGACGGCGATGACGTCACGCCCAGGAGTGTGCCGTTCGATGTGGTGACGGTCGCCGAC
- a CDS encoding homoserine dehydrogenase — protein sequence MTQPTIPTALSVALLGGGTVGSQVARLLTEDADLFAERVGAPLHLTGIAVRSLDRPRQAAVDPALYTTDAEALVEDADIVVELMGGIEPARSLIERALRRGAVVVTGNKALLARHGAQLSALAAEHGGSLDGEAAVAAAIPILRPLRDSLAGDRVHRVMGILNGTTNFILDRMDTDGAAYDEVLAEAQRLGYAEADPTADVQGHDAAAKVAILAGLAFGGSFTIDQVDCTGIAAITAQDSAAAAEAGLVVKLLGIAERQVDGAVLRVHPTLVPREHPLAAVRGAFNAVFVEAENAGELMFYGPGAGGRETASAVLGDVVTAARHRVLGSAMRADRAGATAGPPALPITQASTSEMIVLRVCDAPGVLRDVAAVFAEHDVSIEAMRQGPDASDDAVAEAEGRSSVRLRVITHRAPQAALDAVVADLSAAESVYEVVSVLRVEGK from the coding sequence ATGACTCAGCCCACAATCCCGACCGCCCTGTCCGTCGCCCTGCTCGGCGGCGGGACCGTCGGCTCCCAGGTGGCCCGCCTGCTCACCGAGGACGCGGACCTGTTCGCCGAGCGTGTGGGCGCCCCGCTGCACCTGACCGGCATCGCGGTGCGCTCACTGGACCGACCGCGTCAGGCCGCGGTGGACCCTGCCCTCTACACCACCGACGCCGAGGCCCTCGTCGAGGACGCGGACATCGTCGTCGAGCTGATGGGCGGCATCGAGCCGGCCCGTTCGCTCATCGAGCGTGCCCTGCGCCGCGGTGCCGTGGTCGTCACCGGCAACAAGGCCCTGCTCGCCCGACACGGCGCGCAGCTGAGCGCGCTGGCCGCCGAGCACGGCGGTTCGCTTGACGGTGAGGCGGCCGTCGCCGCCGCCATCCCGATCCTCCGCCCGCTGCGCGACTCGCTGGCCGGGGACCGCGTGCACCGCGTGATGGGCATCCTCAACGGCACCACCAACTTCATCCTGGACCGCATGGACACGGACGGAGCCGCTTACGACGAGGTGCTCGCCGAGGCTCAGCGGCTCGGCTACGCCGAGGCCGATCCGACCGCCGATGTGCAGGGTCATGATGCGGCCGCCAAGGTCGCGATCCTGGCCGGCCTCGCCTTCGGCGGCAGCTTCACGATCGACCAGGTGGACTGCACCGGCATCGCGGCGATCACGGCACAGGACAGCGCCGCGGCCGCTGAGGCCGGACTCGTCGTCAAGCTGCTCGGCATCGCCGAACGTCAGGTCGACGGCGCCGTGCTGCGCGTGCACCCCACGCTCGTGCCGCGCGAGCATCCGCTGGCCGCGGTGCGTGGTGCCTTCAACGCGGTCTTCGTGGAGGCCGAGAACGCCGGAGAGCTGATGTTCTACGGCCCCGGTGCCGGCGGGCGCGAGACTGCCTCGGCGGTGCTCGGCGACGTGGTGACGGCGGCTCGCCACCGGGTGCTCGGCTCTGCGATGCGCGCGGATCGCGCGGGGGCGACGGCGGGTCCGCCGGCCCTGCCGATCACCCAGGCGAGCACGTCCGAGATGATCGTGCTGCGGGTCTGCGACGCCCCGGGCGTGCTGCGGGACGTCGCCGCGGTGTTCGCCGAGCATGACGTGTCCATCGAGGCGATGCGGCAGGGCCCCGACGCCTCGGATGACGCCGTCGCCGAGGCCGAGGGGCGCTCGTCCGTGCGTCTGCGGGTCATTACCCACCGTGCGCCACAGGCCGCGCTCGACGCCGTCGTCGCCGATCTGAGCGCCGCCGAGTCCGTCTACGAGGTCGTCTCCGTTCTCCGAGTCGAAGGAAAGTGA
- the argS gene encoding arginine--tRNA ligase, whose translation MKPEDLAALLSAVLTEAVDAGDLPAELRADLTPERVKVERPRSREHGDWATNVAMQFAKRAGMNPREFAALIAERLTGREGIASVDVAGPGFLNVTLDAAAAGELARTIVEAGADYGRNEALSGHTVNMEFVSANPTGPLHIGHTRWAALGDAIARLLRASGAEVTAEYYVNDAGNQMNVFADSVIARLHGRDVPEGGYPGQYVAEIAEQVRADHPDVVDLTDEAARPVVREAAYQLQMQDIKDTLTAFGVRFDVFTSERRLHETGAIQQAVDRLREQGHIEDRDGAVWLRTTVFGDDKDRVMIRANGEPTYFAADAAYYLDKRGRGFPEKVYLLGADHHGYVGRLKAIAAAAGDDPEANIEILIGQLISVNGAKLSKRAGNIIELKDLVEWLGRDALRYDLARYPADSPITIDPELLRSNTNDNPVYYVQYAHARACGAARTAQAHGVDRSEFDASTLTDPTESELLAQLAEFPAVVASAARLREPHRVARHLEVIAGAYHSWYAACRIVPRPEQDGSAADVEAVHHTRLWLNDATARVLANGLDLLGVSAPESM comes from the coding sequence GTGAAACCCGAAGATCTTGCCGCCCTGCTGTCCGCCGTCCTGACCGAGGCCGTCGACGCCGGCGACCTGCCGGCCGAGCTGCGCGCCGACCTGACGCCCGAGCGCGTCAAGGTCGAGCGCCCCCGCAGCCGTGAGCACGGGGACTGGGCGACGAACGTCGCCATGCAGTTCGCCAAGCGGGCCGGCATGAACCCGCGTGAGTTCGCCGCCCTGATCGCCGAGCGCCTCACCGGTCGCGAGGGCATCGCCTCGGTCGACGTCGCCGGCCCGGGTTTCTTGAACGTCACCCTCGACGCCGCGGCCGCGGGCGAGCTGGCGCGCACGATCGTGGAGGCGGGGGCGGACTACGGGCGCAACGAGGCGCTCAGCGGTCACACCGTCAACATGGAGTTCGTGTCCGCAAACCCGACCGGGCCGCTGCACATCGGCCACACTCGCTGGGCCGCGCTCGGCGACGCGATCGCGCGTCTGCTGCGGGCCTCCGGCGCCGAGGTCACGGCCGAGTACTACGTCAACGACGCCGGCAACCAGATGAACGTGTTCGCCGACTCGGTGATCGCCCGCCTGCACGGCCGGGACGTCCCTGAGGGCGGTTATCCCGGCCAGTACGTGGCGGAGATCGCCGAGCAGGTCCGCGCGGACCACCCGGATGTCGTGGACCTCACGGACGAGGCCGCCCGCCCCGTGGTTCGCGAGGCCGCGTATCAGCTGCAGATGCAGGACATCAAGGACACCCTCACCGCATTCGGCGTGCGCTTCGACGTCTTCACCTCCGAGCGGCGCCTGCACGAGACCGGCGCCATCCAGCAGGCCGTCGATCGCCTGCGCGAGCAGGGGCACATCGAGGACCGCGACGGCGCCGTCTGGCTCAGGACCACCGTGTTCGGCGACGACAAGGACCGCGTGATGATCCGCGCCAACGGCGAGCCGACCTATTTCGCGGCCGACGCCGCCTACTACCTGGACAAGCGTGGCCGCGGCTTCCCGGAGAAGGTGTACCTGCTCGGCGCCGACCACCACGGCTATGTGGGCCGCCTCAAGGCGATCGCCGCCGCCGCCGGCGATGACCCGGAGGCGAACATCGAGATCCTCATCGGGCAGCTGATCTCCGTCAACGGCGCCAAGCTGTCCAAGCGGGCGGGCAACATCATCGAGCTCAAGGACCTCGTCGAGTGGCTCGGCCGCGACGCTCTGCGCTATGACCTGGCTCGCTACCCGGCGGACTCGCCGATCACGATCGACCCGGAGCTGCTGCGCTCGAACACCAATGACAATCCGGTCTACTACGTTCAGTACGCCCACGCTCGCGCGTGCGGCGCCGCTCGCACGGCCCAGGCGCACGGCGTGGACCGCTCCGAGTTCGACGCCTCGACGCTGACCGACCCGACCGAGTCCGAGCTGCTCGCGCAGCTGGCGGAGTTCCCCGCCGTCGTCGCCTCCGCCGCGCGCCTGCGCGAGCCGCACCGCGTGGCCCGGCATCTCGAGGTGATCGCCGGCGCCTACCACTCCTGGTACGCCGCATGCCGCATCGTGCCTCGGCCCGAACAGGACGGCAGCGCCGCCGACGTCGAGGCGGTGCACCACACCCGGCTGTGGCTCAACGACGCGACCGCCCGCGTGCTGGCCAACGGCCTGGACCTGCTCGGCGTCTCGGCTCCGGAGTCGATGTGA